A genomic segment from Pseudokineococcus lusitanus encodes:
- a CDS encoding pyridoxal phosphate-dependent aminotransferase, with protein MTSAPPPPAGPPSPTAPGARRRVSARVGGIAESATLAVDARAKALKAAGRPVIGFGAGEPDFPTPGHVVEAAVAAARQPANHRYTPAAGLPALREAVAAKTLRDSGLAVEPSQVLVTNGGKQAVYTAFATLLDPGDEVILPAPYWTTYPEAVRLAGGVPVEVFAGEDAGYLVTVEQLEAARTPRTKVLLFCSPSNPTGAVYPREQVEAIGRWALEHGVWVVTDEIYEHLVYDGVEAPSMPVVVPELAGTCVVLNGVAKTYAMTGWRVGWMVGPADVVKAATNLQSHLTSNVANVSQRAAVAALESDLSAVATMREAFDRRRRTMVSMLREVDGVVCPMPQGAFYAYPGVHGLLGREIRGRTPRTSAELAELVLAEAEVAVVPGEAFGPSGYLRLSYALGDDDLVEGVGRLQRLLSEAR; from the coding sequence GTGACGAGCGCTCCCCCGCCCCCGGCCGGCCCTCCCTCCCCGACGGCGCCCGGCGCCCGTCGCCGCGTCTCGGCGCGCGTCGGCGGCATCGCCGAGTCCGCGACGCTCGCCGTCGACGCGCGGGCCAAGGCGCTCAAGGCGGCGGGGCGCCCCGTCATCGGCTTCGGCGCCGGCGAGCCGGACTTCCCCACGCCCGGGCACGTCGTCGAGGCGGCCGTGGCCGCGGCCCGGCAGCCCGCCAACCACCGCTACACCCCCGCCGCCGGGCTCCCCGCCCTGCGCGAGGCGGTGGCCGCCAAGACGCTGCGGGACTCCGGGCTCGCGGTGGAGCCGTCGCAGGTGCTCGTCACCAACGGCGGGAAGCAGGCGGTCTACACGGCCTTCGCGACCCTGCTCGACCCGGGCGACGAGGTGATCCTCCCCGCGCCGTACTGGACGACGTACCCCGAGGCCGTGCGGCTCGCGGGCGGCGTGCCCGTGGAGGTCTTCGCCGGCGAGGACGCGGGCTACCTCGTGACCGTCGAGCAGCTGGAGGCGGCGCGCACGCCGCGCACCAAGGTGCTGCTCTTCTGCTCGCCGTCGAACCCGACCGGTGCCGTGTACCCCCGGGAGCAGGTCGAGGCCATCGGCCGCTGGGCGCTCGAGCACGGCGTCTGGGTCGTCACCGACGAGATCTACGAGCACCTCGTCTACGACGGCGTCGAGGCGCCGTCGATGCCCGTGGTCGTGCCCGAGCTCGCCGGGACGTGCGTCGTCCTCAACGGCGTCGCCAAGACGTACGCGATGACGGGCTGGCGGGTGGGCTGGATGGTCGGGCCGGCGGACGTCGTCAAGGCCGCGACGAACCTCCAGTCGCACCTCACGTCCAACGTCGCCAACGTCTCCCAGCGGGCCGCCGTGGCGGCGCTGGAGAGCGACCTGTCGGCGGTCGCCACCATGCGGGAGGCCTTCGACCGTCGTCGTCGGACGATGGTCTCCATGCTCCGGGAGGTCGACGGGGTCGTGTGCCCCATGCCGCAGGGCGCCTTCTACGCCTACCCCGGCGTCCACGGCCTGCTGGGCCGCGAGATCCGTGGGCGGACGCCGCGGACGTCGGCCGAGCTGGCCGAGCTCGTGCTGGCCGAGGCCGAGGTGGCGGTGGTGCCCGGCGAGGCCTTCGGCCCCAGCGGGTACCTCCGCCTGTCCTACGCGCTGGGGGACGACGACCTCGTCGAGGGCGTCGGGCGCCTCCAGCGGCTGCTCTCCGAGGCCCGCTGA
- the rplK gene encoding 50S ribosomal protein L11: MPPKKRVSGLIKLQINAGAATPAPPIGPALGQHGVNIMEFCKAYNAATESQRGNVVPVEITVYEDRSFTFITKTPPAAELIKKAAGVAKGSPTPHTEKVASLTGAQVRAIAEQKFEDLNANDLEQASKIIAGTARSMGITVQG; the protein is encoded by the coding sequence ATGCCCCCCAAGAAGAGGGTCTCCGGACTCATCAAGCTCCAGATCAACGCCGGCGCGGCGACGCCGGCCCCGCCGATCGGCCCCGCGCTGGGCCAGCACGGCGTCAACATCATGGAGTTCTGCAAGGCCTACAACGCCGCCACGGAGTCGCAGCGCGGCAACGTGGTCCCGGTGGAGATCACGGTCTACGAGGACCGGTCCTTCACCTTCATCACGAAGACGCCGCCGGCGGCCGAGCTCATCAAGAAGGCCGCGGGCGTCGCCAAGGGCTCCCCGACGCCGCACACCGAGAAGGTCGCCAGCCTCACCGGCGCCCAGGTGCGGGCCATCGCCGAGCAGAAGTTCGAGGACCTCAACGCCAACGACCTCGAGCAGGCGAGCAAGATCATCGCCGGCACGGCGCGCTCGATGGGCATCACGGTCCAGGGCTGA
- the rplA gene encoding 50S ribosomal protein L1: MRSKKYRAAVEKIDADRLYAPLDAVRLARETSTTSYDATVEVAMRLGVDPRKADQIVRGTVNLPHGTGKTARVLVFATGERAAQAEAAGADVVGGDELIERVQGGFLDFDAAVATPDLMGKVGRLGRVLGPRGLMPNPRTGTVTMDVAKAVTDIKGGRIEFRVDKHSNLHFVVGRTSFTDTQLVENYGAALEEVLRLKPAASKGRYIAKATMTTTMGPGVPLDPSRTRGLLEETPAV; the protein is encoded by the coding sequence ATGCGCAGCAAGAAGTACCGCGCGGCCGTCGAGAAGATCGACGCCGACCGCCTCTACGCCCCGCTCGACGCCGTCCGTCTCGCCCGCGAGACCTCGACGACGTCCTACGACGCCACGGTCGAGGTCGCCATGCGCCTCGGCGTCGACCCCCGCAAGGCGGACCAGATCGTGCGCGGCACGGTCAACCTGCCCCACGGCACCGGCAAGACCGCCCGCGTCCTCGTCTTCGCCACCGGCGAGCGGGCGGCGCAGGCCGAGGCCGCCGGCGCCGACGTCGTCGGTGGCGACGAGCTCATCGAGCGCGTCCAGGGCGGCTTCCTCGACTTCGACGCCGCCGTGGCGACGCCGGACCTCATGGGCAAGGTCGGCCGCCTCGGCCGCGTCCTCGGCCCCCGCGGCCTCATGCCGAACCCGCGCACCGGCACGGTGACGATGGACGTGGCCAAGGCCGTCACGGACATCAAGGGCGGCCGGATCGAGTTCCGCGTCGACAAGCACTCCAACCTCCACTTCGTCGTGGGCCGCACGTCCTTCACCGACACCCAGCTGGTGGAGAACTACGGCGCGGCGCTCGAGGAGGTGCTCCGGCTCAAGCCGGCGGCGTCCAAGGGCCGCTACATCGCCAAGGCCACGATGACGACGACGATGGGCCCGGGCGTCCCGCTCGACCCTTCGCGCACGCGCGGGCTCCTCGAGGAGACCCCCGCCGTCTGA
- the secE gene encoding preprotein translocase subunit SecE produces the protein MTQDAADPADGTPRGDSASSAGGADAAGTPPGRRGDATAVKDPGPFARLVRFLREVWAELRKVVRPTRGELVTYTSVVLVFVAVVMLYVSGLDYVFGQAVLWVFGGGGG, from the coding sequence GTGACGCAGGACGCCGCAGACCCGGCCGACGGCACCCCCCGCGGTGACTCCGCGAGCAGTGCCGGCGGGGCCGACGCCGCCGGCACCCCGCCCGGCCGCCGCGGCGACGCCACCGCCGTCAAGGACCCCGGCCCCTTCGCCCGCCTGGTGCGCTTCCTGCGCGAGGTCTGGGCGGAGCTGCGCAAGGTCGTCCGGCCGACGCGGGGCGAGCTCGTCACCTACACGTCCGTCGTCCTCGTCTTCGTGGCCGTCGTCATGCTCTACGTCTCCGGCCTCGACTACGTCTTCGGCCAGGCGGTCCTGTGGGTCTTCGGCGGTGGCGGCGGCTGA
- the rplJ gene encoding 50S ribosomal protein L10, with protein MAKPEKEAAVAELAEKFRGSNAAVLTEYRGLTVAQLKRLRVALGADVTYSVSKNTLTKIAANQAGIDAFDADLTGPTAIAFIDGDPVTAAKGLRDFAKENPQLVIKAGLLDGRAMTAAEVTQLADLESREVLLAKTAGALKATLSRGVFVVAAPLSKAVRTVEALREKREGSEGTPAAEPATAEPETADA; from the coding sequence ATGGCGAAGCCCGAGAAGGAGGCGGCGGTCGCCGAGCTGGCGGAGAAGTTCCGCGGCTCGAACGCTGCCGTGCTCACCGAGTACCGAGGCCTCACCGTCGCCCAGCTCAAGCGCCTCCGGGTCGCCCTGGGCGCGGACGTCACGTACTCCGTCTCCAAGAACACCCTCACGAAGATCGCGGCCAACCAGGCCGGCATCGACGCGTTCGACGCCGACCTCACCGGCCCCACGGCCATCGCCTTCATCGACGGCGACCCGGTCACGGCGGCCAAGGGCCTGCGCGACTTCGCCAAGGAGAACCCGCAGCTGGTCATCAAGGCGGGGCTGCTCGACGGCCGCGCCATGACGGCCGCCGAGGTGACGCAGCTCGCCGACCTCGAGTCCCGCGAGGTGCTCCTGGCCAAGACGGCGGGCGCCCTCAAGGCCACGCTGTCCCGCGGCGTGTTCGTCGTCGCCGCGCCGCTGTCGAAGGCCGTCCGCACCGTCGAGGCCCTGCGCGAGAAGCGCGAGGGGTCCGAGGGGACGCCCGCCGCCGAGCCCGCCACGGCGGAGCCGGAGACGGCCGACGCCTGA
- the nusG gene encoding transcription termination/antitermination protein NusG — protein sequence MTEHQTEPETDATTDVADDAAAPVADDDAATDAAVAADDDAVEGSVGDGAVGDVEVDLSEPEADPVAEFKAALRREPGDWYVIHSYAGYENRVKANLENRITSLNMEDYIFGIEVPMEEVTEIKNGQRKLVRRVRIPGYVLVRMDLTDESWGAVRHTPGVTGFVGHTHQPVPLSLDEVFSMLAPSLEPAPSRGGEQPSSGGGAQARPTMEVDFEVGESVTVMEPPFETLPATITEINADAQKLKVLVSIFGRETPVELGFTQVAKL from the coding sequence GTGACCGAGCACCAGACCGAGCCCGAGACCGACGCGACGACCGACGTGGCGGACGACGCCGCGGCCCCCGTGGCCGACGACGACGCCGCGACGGACGCCGCGGTCGCCGCGGACGACGACGCGGTCGAGGGGTCCGTCGGCGACGGCGCCGTGGGCGACGTCGAGGTGGACCTCAGCGAGCCCGAGGCCGACCCGGTCGCGGAGTTCAAGGCGGCGCTGCGGCGCGAGCCGGGCGACTGGTACGTCATCCACTCGTACGCGGGCTACGAGAACCGCGTGAAGGCGAACCTCGAGAACCGCATCACGAGCCTCAACATGGAGGACTACATCTTCGGCATCGAGGTCCCCATGGAGGAGGTGACGGAGATCAAGAACGGCCAGCGCAAGCTCGTGCGGCGCGTGCGGATCCCCGGCTACGTCCTCGTGCGGATGGACCTCACCGACGAGTCGTGGGGCGCCGTCCGGCACACCCCGGGCGTCACCGGCTTCGTGGGGCACACCCACCAGCCGGTGCCGCTGAGCCTCGACGAGGTCTTCTCCATGCTGGCCCCGTCCCTCGAGCCCGCGCCCTCGCGCGGCGGCGAGCAGCCCTCCTCCGGCGGCGGGGCGCAGGCGCGCCCGACCATGGAGGTCGACTTCGAGGTCGGCGAGTCCGTCACCGTCATGGAGCCGCCGTTCGAGACGCTGCCGGCGACGATCACCGAGATCAACGCGGACGCGCAGAAGCTCAAGGTGCTCGTGTCGATCTTCGGCCGCGAGACGCCCGTCGAGCTCGGCTTCACGCAGGTCGCGAAGCTCTGA
- the rplL gene encoding 50S ribosomal protein L7/L12: MAKLSTDELLDAFKELTLIELSEFVKKFEETFDVTAAAPVAVAGGAAGGAAAAEPEEEQTEFDVVLEAAGDKKIQVIKEVRALTSLGLKEAKDLVDGAPKNVLEGVAKDAADAAKAQLEGAGAKVTVK; the protein is encoded by the coding sequence ATGGCGAAGCTCAGCACCGACGAGCTGCTCGACGCGTTCAAGGAGCTCACCCTCATCGAGCTCTCCGAGTTCGTGAAGAAGTTCGAGGAGACCTTCGACGTCACCGCGGCCGCCCCCGTGGCCGTCGCCGGTGGCGCCGCCGGCGGCGCCGCCGCGGCCGAGCCCGAGGAGGAGCAGACGGAGTTCGACGTCGTCCTCGAGGCGGCCGGCGACAAGAAGATCCAGGTCATCAAGGAGGTGCGCGCCCTCACGAGCCTCGGCCTCAAGGAGGCCAAGGACCTCGTCGACGGCGCGCCGAAGAACGTCCTCGAGGGCGTGGCCAAGGACGCGGCCGACGCCGCAAAGGCCCAGCTCGAGGGCGCCGGCGCCAAGGTCACCGTCAAGTGA